The following are encoded together in the Tripterygium wilfordii isolate XIE 37 chromosome 3, ASM1340144v1, whole genome shotgun sequence genome:
- the LOC119986922 gene encoding purple acid phosphatase 4-like — protein sequence MASSQPINKTMLFSIATVSIWLCFICSSAAAELQRFEHRIIKEDGSLSFLVVGDWGRRGLYNQSKVAQQMGVIGEKLDIDFVISTGDNFYEDGLTGVDDPAFHESFTNIYTAPSLQKQWYTVLGNHDYRGDVEAQLSPSQRKKDKRWLCFRSFIINAEIVEFIFVDTTPFVDEYFTNPGDQTYDWKGLSPSRQAYLSNLSKDVDSALKKSTAKWKIVVGHHTIKSAGEHGVTKELEAQLLPILQANNVDMYINGHDHCLEHITSTESQIQFLTSGGGSKAWRGNVRWWNPKELKLYYDGQGFMTLQMTLNKADIVFYDVFGNTLHKWSISKKLQSVC from the exons ATGGCATCTTCTCAACCCATCAACAAAACTATGCTTTTCTCCATTGCAACTGTTTCCATTTGGCTGTGCTTCATTTGTTCGTCAGCGGCGGCGGAGCTTCAACGTTTCGAGCACCGGATCATCAAAGAAGATGGTTCTCTCAGCTTCTTGGTTGTCGGAGACTGGGGAAGAAGGGGACTCTACAACCAATCTAAAGTTGCTCAACAG ATGGGAGTAATTGGAGAGAAACTTGATATAGATTTTGTGATATCTACTGGAGATAATTTCTATGAAGATGGATTAACAGGAGTTGATGATCCTGCATTTCATGAGTCTTTTACAAATATATACACCGCCCCAAGCTTGCAGAAACAATGGTATACTG TTTTGGGTAATCATGACTATAGGGGTGATGTTGAAGCACAATTGAGTCCCAGTCAAAGGAAAAAGGATAAAAGGTGGCTATGCTTCAGATCATTTATCATCAATGCAG aaatagtgGAATTCATCTTTGTGGACACAACTCCATTTGTGGATGAATATTTCACTAACCCTGGGGATCAAACCTATGATTGGAAAGGTCTCTCCCCCTCGAGGCAGGCTTACCTTTCAAATCTCTCGAAG GATGTGGATTCAGCACTGAAAAAATCCACTGCAAAATGGAAAATAGTTGTGGGTCACCATACAATCAAAAGTGCTGGAGAACATGGAGTCACCAAGGAGCTTGAAGCCCAGCTTCTACCAATACTTCAGGCAAACAATGTGGATATGTACATCAACGGGCATGACCACTGCTTGGAGCACATCACTAGCACTGAGAG CCAAATCCAGTTTCTAACTAGTGGAGGTGGCTCAAAGGCTTGGAGAGGTAATGTTAGGTGGTGGAATCCAAAGGAGTTGAAATTATACTATGATGGACAAGGCTTCATGACACTACAGATGACTCTAAACAAGGCTGATATTGTGTTCTATGATGTCTTTGGCAATACTTTGCACAAATGGAGTATCTCCAAAAAGCTTCAGTCAGTATGCTAA